tatgtagaagaatacatatcggcctaaacaaagaaaaagttagcttttttttaaaaaaaaaagggggatgtttattttagcaaaaagtacaaataaaggaaaatccactttgcactgcaagtgcacttggaagtgcagtcgctgtaaatccgagggggacatgcaagaaaaataaaaaacagcattttagcttgcacgtgattggatgataaaatcagcagagcttcccctcatttcagctctaccccttagatttagaacgactgcacttccaagtgcacttgcagtgcaaagtggatttgcctttcgtaaataacccccattgtgtttttttcaaaattgtcgctctttttttgtttatagcgcaaaaaataaaaaccgcagaggcgatcaaataccaccaaaagaaagctctatttgtgggaaaaaaaggatgtcaattttgtttgggtgcagcgtcgcacgaccgcgcaattgtcagttaaagcgacgcagcgccgtatcgcaaaaaatggcctggtcattcagcagccaaatcttcccgggctaaagtggttaaataccaccaaaagaaagctctatttgtgtgacaaaaaaatgatataaatttgtcattcaaagtgcgatggcgctgaaagctgaaaattggcctggtcagaaaagggggtgaaagtgcccggtattgaagtgggtaaGTTTAATTGTGTCTGAATCTAGGTTCAGAATTACAACCTCAGGCGTAGGTTTATTGCGGGTAGTGTACTATTATTTTTACTGTTGATACACAAACATGTTTTATTACAAGAAAAATAGAGAACGGGACAAAGAAGCCACAtaagaaaattattatttatttattttttcttgagtATTTGGGTGCCTCAATGTCTAcacgattgttaaaaaaaaatgattcctaTTCCTTATGACTTTGCTGCATTGCACGTTtaggaaatatataaaaactgCACTGGGAAAAAAGGTAGTTGGAATAATGATGCCCCAGACTTGTAACTGCAATTGTTTCTTTTCTGACACTCTTATTTACAAAACATGTACAAGTACGGTGAAACCGAAACATGACCCCGTAGcaattaaaagtatttttttgtggagaaaaattCACTAGAGGTCACTCTCCAAGCTGATAAAATCCATGTTGATGAATTATTACTGGCTGAAAAtaaattttttatattgtgttcTCCAGATACCGGTGAGCACTTGAGGAATTCAACAGCAAGCCTTCAAGATCGAAATACAAAGTTGAAAAGTTTGAGTGAAAGCGTCAAGTTGTCAGAGAAAGCAGAACATGTCCACACGCCATCCAAGATGAAGATTGTAAAGTCTTATTCTGAGGACTCTACGGGATTCTCCATCACTGTTTCTCCAGACACAGGACAAAGGTCCACCAGCTCACACCCAAGCCATCTTCGGAAGTTTGACACCATAATGAGGTCAGGTGTAAACGTCCAGGAGCTACGAGCTCGATTCGTCCGACAGCCAGGCACTTCTTTGTTCGAAGAGTCTTCCAAAGAAACATCAATGTCTTCTAAGCAACTACCACAGGCAGCTCATAATCAGGTATCTCCTAGGCAGGAGGCCTTGCAAAAACTGGGTTTGCTAAAACTGAACCAAAGCAATTCAAACACAGGTCAAAGTTCCGAAGAAGACCAACATGGCATGGACCAACATCCACCCGGGAAGAACTTTGAGTTAAACCAAAATAATCTCAAACCGGGAGCGAACTTTCCACGCTCTGTTGAGAGAAAACCAGGTGGTTTCGACAAAATCTGGCCTCCTTAACCTTCCCAATGATTGATTTATTTTTCAGTTGAAGACTTTAAATATCTGCTATGCCATATATTGTACAGGGGAGCTCATAAACAAGAATGCTGGGTTTAGCACTAATTCATTATATCTGTTTGCATCATTGTATCGGTGGTAATAGCACATTCCAAATCGAGATGATATTCAGACCAAAGTTCAATGAAACTGAATTGTATTCCTGAAATCAAAAAAATTGTATCTTGCCACaacaaatttgaaaacaaattattTGTCCAATAATTGAAATTTGTACATAGGAAACTTGAcagtaaaatatgttttttgggtCACCTTGGTAGTCCTTTGTATGTCTCTTATGAGGTATTACCACCCCTCTCTTTCGTCAGAGCTGAAGCATCTCCCACAATTTTAAGACCTATTAGGAACTGATACAGGTGAAGAACTCAGGAGTGCATTTAGGTAGGTCAATGGGACAGTATTAATATGGACCACCACTACTCAGATGTCAACATAAAGTTATAAAAATAGTCTCGATGGATTAGTAGTATAGGAATTGCTGAATATACAGCAGTTCTTTTCCTGGAAAATGCTGCTCCAGATTTCCTTCAGTTGTGCTGGTTAGATTGTGTGTTCATATCTAACTGCCCCGTTGTACCTATAGCTTTACAGATAAcctgatgagggga
This portion of the Aquarana catesbeiana isolate 2022-GZ linkage group LG07, ASM4218655v1, whole genome shotgun sequence genome encodes:
- the LOC141102792 gene encoding uncharacterized protein, which translates into the protein MMDGGEEKALEDDTSLEGEDFLSRLTDEEKECLQYLLETIDSLDQDEDENANSDHDTGEHLRNSTASLQDRNTKLKSLSESVKLSEKAEHVHTPSKMKIVKSYSEDSTGFSITVSPDTGQRSTSSHPSHLRKFDTIMRSGVNVQELRARFVRQPGTSLFEESSKETSMSSKQLPQAAHNQVSPRQEALQKLGLLKLNQSNSNTGQSSEEDQHGMDQHPPGKNFELNQNNLKPGANFPRSVERKPGGFDKIWPP